A single window of Amphiura filiformis chromosome 17, Afil_fr2py, whole genome shotgun sequence DNA harbors:
- the LOC140138243 gene encoding LOW QUALITY PROTEIN: histamine H3 receptor-like (The sequence of the model RefSeq protein was modified relative to this genomic sequence to represent the inferred CDS: deleted 2 bases in 1 codon), with amino-acid sequence MASSSVTATMEPSVDDYNSDSSSYWEPFDVEDITWISIVLGAIVIITIVGNVFVMIAFARDSKIRNTVSNLFILNLSIADCIVGLSVLPIDTSWVFLGTWPYGKMFCQIWIVIDYTTAYMSVLMITLISLDRFWLVTKKLRYRDFQTRRQVKIMIASCWIFSFSFYAVVTFVWEPIVGESVIDYSEDCELESIYNAPFTIVLMFMEFIIPLIVISILNSIVYINIKRRSKGMVKPPTNLSPKPSPTPVTEHGDNCSIGASTISLSVSSLVADGKSQKPKIKDDHKTEYNRHRKGITLAIIVGVFLTCWLPYYVVTIYTAAICEDCVSERLWTIVNYMLWCNSTINPLLYAVTNIHYRRNFARFLGVHKCVKPKLLVDTGVTSVT; translated from the exons ATGGCGTCGTCTTCTGTCACAGCAACCATGGAACCATCCGTCGATGACTACAATTCCGACAGCTCCTCATACTGGGAGCCATTCGATGTAGAAGACATAACCTGGATATCCATAGTCTTGGGTGCTattgtcatcatcaccatcgttgGTAATGTCTTCGTCATGATAGCTTTCGCACGAGATTCTAAAATCAGGAATACGGTATCGAATTTGTTTATACTGAATCTCAGCATTGCCGATTGTATCGTTGGCCTGTCCGTTCTCCCTATCGACACTTCGTGGGTATTCCTTGGCACTTGGCCCTACGGTAAAATGTTCTGCCAGATTTGGATTGTAATTGATTACACAACAGCCTATATGTCTGTACTCATGATCACTTTGATCAGTTTGGATCGTTTTTGGTTGGTGACAAAAAAGTTAAGGTATCGCGATTTCCAAACAAGACGACAAGTGAAGATCATGATAGCATCTTGCTGGATCTTTAGCTTCTCATTTTATGCTGTCGTGACATTCGTTTGGGAACCGATCGTGGGAGAATCTGTGATTGACTACTCGGAGGATTGCGAACTTGAGTCCATCTACAACGCACCGTTCACTATCGTTCTCATGTTTATGGAATTCATCATACCCCTCATCGTCATTTCTATTTTAAATTCAATAGTATATATAAACATAAAGCGACGTTCTAAAGGTATGGTGAAGCCTCCTACCAACCTCTCCCCCAAACCGTCACCAACACCTGTCACGGAGCATGGAGACAATTGTAGCATTGGAGCTTCTACCATTTCTTTGTCAGTGTCCTCATTAGTCGCGGATGGAAAATCACAGAAACCGAAGATAAAAGATGATCATAAAACGGAATACAATCGCCATCGTAAGG GTATAACTCTTGCTATTATTGTAGGTGTGTTTTTAACCTGTTGGCTGCCATATTACGTGGTTACCATCTACACAGCTGCCATTTGTGAAGATTGCGTCTCCGAAAGACTTTGGACTATCGTCAATTATATGTTGTGGTGTAACTCTACTATAAATCCGTTGTTGTATGCGGTTACGAACATTCATTACCGACGGAACTTTGCTCGGTTCTTGGGTGTCCACAAGTGTGTAAAGCCGAAGCTTCTTGTGGATACCGGCGTCACGTCTGTCACTTGA
- the LOC140138244 gene encoding histamine H3 receptor-like: MASSSVTATMEPSVDDYDSNSSSYSSYSSYYWEPFEVKDIIWISIVMGAIVIVTIVGNIFVMIAFAQDPKIRNTVSNLFILNLSITDCIIGLSVLPIDTSWVFLGDWPYGKIFCQIWIVIDFTAGYMSVLMISLISLDRFLLVKKKLRYRDFQTRRQVKTMIAFCWIFSFSFYAVVTYAWEPIAGKSVIDYSWNCEIEFIYHGPFNIAILFIEFIIPLIAISILNLIVYINIKRRSKGMVKPPTNPSPKPPPTPVTAHGDKGSIGPSTISLSVFSSVANKISQKPKVKKVEDDHKKEYNRHRKAAITLAIIVGVFLICWLPYFAVTIYTAAICDDCVSERLWAVVNYMLWCNSTINPFLYAVTNIHYRRNFARFLGIHKCVKPKREPTSVGTGTVSSVITDSAM, translated from the coding sequence ATGGCGTCGTCTTCTGTCACAGCAACCATGGAACCATCCGTCGATGACTACGATTCCAATAGCTCCTCATACTCCTCATACTCCTCATATTACTGGGAGCCATTCGAAGTAAAAGACATAATCTGGATATCCATAGTCATGGGCGCAATTGTCATCGTTACCATCGTAGGTAATATCTTCGTCATGATAGCTTTCGCACAAGATCCTAAAATCAGAAATACGGTGTCGAATTTGTTTATACTGAATCTCAGCATTACAGATTGTATAATTGGGTTATCCGTTCTCCCTATAGACACCTCTTGGGTATTCCTTGGCGATTGGCCGTATGGTAAAATTTTCTGTCAGATTTGGATTGTAATCGATTTCACCGCAGGTTATATGTCTGTACTCATGATCTCTTTGATCagtttggatcgttttttgttgGTGAAAAAAAAGTTAAGGTATCGCGATTTCCAAACACGTCGACAAGTGAAGACCATGATAGCATTTTGTTGGATCTTTAGCTTCTCATTTTACGCTGTCGTGACATACGCTTGGGAACCGATCGCGGGAAAATCTGTGATAGACTACTCGTGGAATTGCGAGATTGAGTTCATCTACCATGGACCTTTCAATATCGCTATACTGTTTATAGAATTCATCATACCCCTCATCGCCATTTCTATTTTGAATCTAATAGTATATATAAACATAAAGCGACGTTCTAAAGGTATGGTGAAGCCTCCTACCAACCCGTCCCCCAAACCGCCACCAACCCCTGTCACGGCGCATGGCGACAAAGGAAGCATAGGACCTTCTACCATTTCTTTGTCAGTGTTCTCATCAGTCGCGAATAAAATATCACAGAAACCGAAGGTAAAGAAGGTAGAAGATGATCATAAAAAGGAATACAATCGCCATCGTAAGGCAGCTATAACTCTTGCTATTATTGTAGGTGTGTTTTTAATTTGTTGGCTCCCATACTTCGCGGTTACCATTTACACAGCTGCCATTTGTGACGATTGTGTCTCCGAGAGACTTTGGGCTGTGGTAAATTACATGTTGTGGTGTAACTCTACTATCAATCCGTTTTTGTATGCGGTTACGAACATTCATTACCGACGGAACTTTGCACGATTCTTGGGCATCCACAAGTGTGTGAAGCCGAAGCGGGAGCCGACGTCTGTTGGTACCGGCACCGTGTCATCTGTCATCACTGATAGCGCCATGTGA